In Streptomyces sp. NBC_01381, a genomic segment contains:
- a CDS encoding DUF3558 domain-containing protein, translating into MQRKAYVPGVAALLAVLLAGCTGGGGLGGEADDSKPGEPGSSTAAAEPGKYRTLPEPCGEVDLGTLDSMLPGIAEMPDEEQQEKAYEGEPTVTYDTDRHVGCRWKVESSDATHHLLVDFERVVSYDTAVSDDTRATEVYASKVQKADLPEPSGSASSDADGSDADADAGGEPSDGASSADAGESDKSGDKGKGKDKGEGDGEASGSASSGSPEDAATPAGLQPRVLDEFGDEAFLDDALTTSASATRHRTVTVVFRTSNVIVTIEYDEQPGRRTDIPDSKEMQDKAQELASSLADGFAD; encoded by the coding sequence GTGCAGCGGAAGGCCTACGTACCAGGCGTCGCGGCTCTCCTCGCGGTGCTGCTCGCCGGCTGCACCGGCGGAGGCGGGCTCGGCGGAGAAGCCGACGACTCGAAGCCCGGCGAGCCCGGCAGCTCCACCGCGGCCGCCGAGCCCGGCAAGTACCGCACGCTCCCCGAGCCCTGCGGCGAGGTCGACCTCGGCACGCTCGACTCGATGCTGCCGGGCATCGCGGAGATGCCGGACGAGGAGCAGCAGGAGAAGGCGTACGAGGGTGAGCCCACCGTCACGTACGACACCGACCGGCATGTGGGCTGCCGGTGGAAGGTGGAGTCCTCGGACGCCACGCACCACCTTCTCGTCGACTTCGAGCGGGTCGTGTCGTACGACACCGCCGTCAGCGATGACACCCGTGCCACCGAGGTCTATGCGTCGAAGGTGCAGAAGGCGGATCTGCCTGAGCCTTCCGGTAGCGCGTCGAGCGATGCAGATGGTTCAGACGCCGATGCCGATGCCGGTGGTGAGCCTTCGGACGGTGCGAGCAGCGCAGACGCGGGTGAATCCGACAAGTCGGGCGACAAGGGGAAGGGGAAGGACAAGGGGGAGGGGGACGGCGAGGCGAGCGGCAGTGCCTCCAGCGGTTCGCCCGAGGACGCTGCCACCCCGGCCGGGCTCCAGCCCCGCGTCCTCGACGAGTTCGGCGACGAGGCCTTCCTCGACGACGCCCTCACCACCTCCGCCTCCGCCACCCGGCACCGCACGGTGACTGTGGTGTTCCGCACGTCGAACGTCATTGTGACCATCGAGTACGACGAGCAGCCGGGGCGTCGCACCGACATCCCCGACAGCAAGGAAATGCAGGACAAGGCGCAGGAACTGGCAAGCAGCCTGGCCGACGGTTTCGCCGATTAG
- a CDS encoding DUF3558 domain-containing protein, which produces MHRPAQRLTRILTCAAAVPVILVASGCSSDSDSGSDGAKKDSGSKASSPAKAGDKPAAVEKAAFGKLPEPCEVLSKKTLEDLVPKAKDKSGKAGDSDDTSTRGTCTWDSLENNGVDGSQFRWLRVSLMRFDSDASLGSGEKRAQESFANQVADAQKTKDAKAVKTEPVPGVGDQTTTVRYDLKKDKESFKQQTVVTRVENAVITIDYNGAGLAGDKAPSASDLAKDAQKAAKEAAAAVVSANKSAGSGSGSGSGSGSGSGSSAGSGSDSGSGSGDGSGSDSDDSSSPKKRKS; this is translated from the coding sequence ATGCACCGACCAGCACAGCGACTCACCCGCATACTCACCTGCGCAGCCGCCGTACCGGTGATCCTCGTTGCCTCCGGCTGCTCCTCCGACTCCGACTCGGGCTCGGACGGGGCCAAGAAGGATTCGGGCTCGAAGGCCTCTTCCCCGGCCAAGGCGGGCGACAAGCCCGCGGCGGTGGAGAAGGCCGCGTTCGGCAAGCTGCCCGAGCCGTGTGAGGTCCTCTCGAAGAAGACGCTCGAGGACCTGGTCCCGAAGGCGAAGGACAAGTCGGGCAAGGCCGGCGACTCCGACGACACATCGACGCGCGGCACCTGCACGTGGGACAGCCTGGAGAACAACGGCGTCGACGGCTCGCAGTTCCGCTGGCTCCGTGTCTCGCTGATGCGTTTCGACTCGGACGCGTCGCTGGGCAGCGGCGAGAAGCGCGCGCAGGAGAGCTTCGCCAACCAGGTCGCGGACGCGCAGAAGACGAAGGATGCGAAGGCCGTCAAGACCGAGCCGGTTCCTGGCGTGGGCGACCAGACGACGACCGTCCGGTACGACCTGAAGAAGGACAAGGAAAGCTTCAAGCAGCAGACGGTCGTGACGCGCGTGGAGAACGCGGTCATCACGATCGACTACAACGGCGCGGGCCTGGCGGGCGACAAGGCGCCGAGCGCGTCGGATCTGGCGAAGGACGCGCAGAAGGCCGCGAAGGAGGCCGCCGCGGCGGTCGTCTCGGCGAACAAGTCGGCCGGTTCGGGCAGCGGCTCGGGGTCGGGCAGTGGCTCGGGCTCGGGTTCGAGCGCGGGCTCCGGCTCCGACTCGGGTTCGGGCTCCGGTGACGGTTCGGGCAGCGACTCGGACGACTCGTCCAGCCCGAAGAAGCGCAAGAGCTAG
- a CDS encoding DUF2637 domain-containing protein yields the protein MAAMQLTRTHRILIGVVVAGAVVIAGIGFAGSYAAVRELAEKKGFGSFSVVFPIGIDAGICVLLALDLLLTWIRIPFPLLRQTAWLLTAATIAFNGAAAWPDPLGVGMHAVIPILFVVAVEAARHAVGRIADITADKHMEGVRLTRWLLSPVPTFKLWRRMKLWELRSYEQVIKLEQDRLIYQARLQARFGRSWRRKAPVESLMPLRLARFGVPLAETAPAGLAAAGIEPALLPPAPVSAEPQQPELTAPRAQAEPLPVGQVESAESAESPEEQQPAAAHASPWFAAQQPSYVPEEPHDQWYAEQQAYADQQAYAEQQAYLEQQQAYFDEQGEGHVPAPEPEFPVPAGPGRTRQLGGQHLIPGPREEQAPEEAPETLPDDVPGLPDDVSRDDAYFSAFRKYVSELGDYPNARQFGLYLMDLYGVTGQAGGPPAESTLRPYLRDFRSRYQQELDAGAEHIA from the coding sequence GTGGCCGCGATGCAGCTGACACGCACGCACCGAATACTCATCGGCGTGGTCGTCGCCGGTGCGGTCGTCATCGCCGGTATCGGTTTCGCGGGGTCGTACGCGGCCGTGCGCGAGCTGGCCGAGAAGAAGGGCTTCGGCAGCTTCTCGGTGGTCTTCCCGATCGGCATCGACGCGGGCATCTGCGTCCTGCTGGCGCTCGACCTCCTCCTGACGTGGATCCGTATCCCCTTCCCGCTGCTCCGCCAGACGGCGTGGCTCCTCACGGCCGCGACGATCGCCTTCAACGGCGCGGCGGCCTGGCCGGATCCGCTGGGCGTGGGCATGCACGCCGTCATCCCGATCCTGTTCGTGGTCGCCGTCGAGGCGGCGCGGCACGCGGTGGGCCGGATCGCGGACATCACCGCGGACAAGCACATGGAGGGCGTGCGCCTCACGCGTTGGCTCCTCTCCCCCGTGCCCACGTTCAAGCTGTGGCGCCGTATGAAGCTGTGGGAGCTTCGCTCGTACGAGCAGGTCATCAAGCTGGAGCAGGACCGCCTCATCTACCAGGCCCGTCTCCAGGCCCGCTTCGGCCGCTCCTGGCGCCGCAAGGCTCCGGTGGAGTCGCTGATGCCGCTGCGGCTCGCGCGGTTCGGCGTACCGCTGGCGGAGACGGCGCCCGCGGGGCTCGCCGCCGCAGGGATCGAGCCGGCGCTGCTGCCGCCCGCGCCGGTCTCGGCGGAGCCTCAGCAGCCGGAGCTGACCGCGCCGCGGGCCCAGGCGGAGCCGCTGCCGGTGGGGCAGGTGGAGTCGGCGGAGTCTGCGGAGTCGCCGGAAGAGCAGCAGCCCGCGGCCGCGCACGCGAGCCCGTGGTTCGCGGCTCAGCAGCCTTCGTACGTTCCTGAAGAGCCGCACGATCAGTGGTACGCGGAGCAGCAGGCGTACGCGGATCAGCAGGCGTATGCCGAGCAGCAGGCGTATCTGGAGCAGCAGCAGGCGTACTTCGACGAGCAGGGCGAGGGCCATGTGCCCGCCCCCGAGCCCGAGTTCCCCGTGCCCGCGGGTCCGGGCCGTACGCGGCAGCTCGGCGGCCAGCATCTGATTCCGGGCCCGCGCGAGGAGCAGGCGCCCGAGGAGGCCCCGGAGACGCTGCCGGACGACGTACCGGGGCTGCCGGACGACGTCTCGCGTGACGACGCGTACTTCTCGGCGTTCCGCAAGTACGTGAGCGAGCTCGGGGACTACCCCAACGCCCGCCAGTTCGGCCTGTACCTGATGGATCTGTACGGCGTCACGGGCCAGGCGGGAGGCCCTCCCGCGGAGAGCACCCTGCGCCCGTACCTGCGTGACT